Proteins encoded by one window of Nisaea sediminum:
- the mrdA gene encoding penicillin-binding protein 2 translates to MKNPKDQDTKRAFTRRSLILGAGQLGLVGALGARLYYLQVVEADRYRTLSEENQFNLELLPPTRGLILDRNGIEIASNEDNFRVDLVPEQTNDVRATIEALRQIVHVDEWNIKRVLKEVSRKRSFVPVTVVENLTREDISRVAVNAPYLPGVRIEEGRSRHYPFGSKAVNVTGYVAAVSDSELTGDPVLELPDFRIGKSGIEKLFDERMRGAAGRRQVEVNALGRIIRKLPGDDGQPGQNIQLTLDMDLQTYAHGRLEIGTSERVPIADIRVQEALARSGVPKRYLENEDGTVFLDKDGNIVPGESGGAVVMDVHTGEIHALASTPGFDPNNFNKGLSARDWEDLLSNPRHPLTNKAIAGTYPPGSTFKMIVALAALEAGVAGPETRVFCNGHMDLGNARFHCWKRWGHGHMDVITALEQSCDVYFYEVAKRVGIDRIAEMARRFGLGESLAIELPGERGGLIPTREWKLAVMGERWQKGETLVTGIGQGFVLTTPLQLAVMTARMVNGGYAVTPSLVRKPDGAIQEPPKVNVSRTHLSLVLEGMRRVVNGQRGTARTAKVPGADFEVGGKTGTSQVRRITKAERAAGVIDNEDLPWHRRDHGLFVGYAPVAAPRYAVAVVLEHGGGSKYAVPVARDILAKAMERDGLKSSEADPVSILPDGEQTERG, encoded by the coding sequence ATGAAGAATCCCAAAGATCAGGATACAAAGCGGGCCTTTACGCGCCGCTCTCTGATCCTCGGGGCCGGTCAACTCGGCCTTGTCGGGGCCCTCGGCGCGCGCCTCTATTATCTCCAGGTCGTCGAGGCGGACCGCTACCGGACGCTGTCGGAGGAGAACCAGTTCAACCTCGAGCTGCTGCCTCCGACCCGCGGGCTGATCCTGGACCGTAACGGGATCGAAATCGCCTCCAACGAGGATAATTTCCGCGTCGACCTTGTCCCGGAGCAGACCAACGACGTCCGCGCCACGATCGAGGCGCTGCGCCAGATCGTTCATGTCGACGAATGGAACATCAAGCGCGTGTTGAAAGAAGTCTCGCGCAAGCGCAGCTTCGTGCCCGTGACCGTGGTCGAAAACCTGACGCGCGAGGATATCAGCCGCGTCGCGGTCAACGCGCCCTATCTTCCGGGCGTGAGGATCGAGGAGGGGCGCTCGCGCCATTACCCGTTCGGCTCCAAGGCGGTGAATGTGACCGGCTATGTCGCCGCGGTCTCCGACAGCGAGCTTACCGGGGACCCGGTGCTGGAGCTCCCGGATTTCCGGATCGGCAAGAGCGGGATCGAGAAACTCTTCGACGAGCGGATGCGCGGCGCGGCCGGTCGCCGCCAGGTCGAGGTCAACGCGCTTGGCCGGATCATCCGCAAGCTGCCGGGCGACGATGGCCAGCCGGGACAGAATATCCAGCTCACCCTGGACATGGACCTGCAGACCTACGCGCATGGAAGGCTCGAGATCGGCACCTCCGAGCGGGTCCCGATCGCGGATATCAGGGTGCAGGAAGCGCTTGCCCGCTCCGGCGTGCCGAAACGTTATCTGGAGAACGAGGACGGTACGGTCTTCCTCGACAAGGACGGCAACATCGTGCCGGGCGAGAGCGGCGGTGCGGTGGTGATGGACGTCCATACCGGCGAGATCCATGCGCTCGCTTCGACGCCGGGTTTCGATCCGAACAATTTCAACAAGGGGCTGAGCGCGCGCGACTGGGAGGACCTGCTCTCCAATCCGCGCCATCCGCTGACCAACAAGGCGATCGCAGGCACCTACCCGCCCGGCTCGACCTTCAAGATGATCGTGGCGCTGGCGGCGCTCGAGGCCGGGGTCGCGGGTCCGGAAACCCGGGTCTTCTGCAACGGTCATATGGATCTCGGCAATGCCCGTTTCCATTGCTGGAAGCGCTGGGGACACGGCCACATGGACGTCATCACGGCTCTGGAGCAGAGCTGCGACGTCTATTTCTACGAGGTGGCGAAGCGCGTCGGCATCGACCGGATCGCGGAAATGGCACGCCGGTTCGGGCTCGGGGAAAGCCTCGCCATCGAGCTGCCGGGCGAGCGCGGCGGTCTGATCCCGACCCGCGAATGGAAGCTCGCGGTGATGGGCGAGCGCTGGCAGAAAGGTGAAACCCTGGTTACCGGCATCGGCCAGGGCTTCGTGCTGACAACACCGCTGCAACTCGCCGTCATGACGGCGCGCATGGTCAATGGCGGCTATGCCGTGACGCCGTCGCTGGTGCGCAAGCCGGACGGGGCGATCCAGGAACCGCCGAAGGTGAATGTGTCGCGCACGCATCTGTCTCTTGTGCTCGAAGGCATGCGTCGCGTCGTCAACGGCCAGCGCGGTACGGCGCGGACCGCAAAGGTTCCGGGCGCGGATTTCGAGGTTGGCGGCAAGACCGGCACGTCCCAGGTGCGCCGGATCACCAAGGCGGAGCGCGCCGCAGGCGTGATCGACAACGAGGATCTTCCCTGGCACCGGCGCGACCACGGTCTTTTCGTCGGCTATGCGCCCGTGGCGGCGCCGCGCTACGCGGTCGCCGTCGTGCTGGAACATGGCGGGGGGAGCAAATATGCGGTTCCGGTCGCCCGCGACATCCTCGCCAAGGCGATGGAGCGGGACGGACTGAAATCCTCCGAGGCCGATCCGGTGAGCATTCTGCCGGATGGCGAACAGACGGAGCGGGGGTAA
- the mreD gene encoding rod shape-determining protein MreD → MKTAFVQRMDLWARHLMPAALTLFLVLLSAVPLGIPGYAQVAPSLTLMSVFYWVVYRPDLMPAALVFVTGLAEDLVNGYPLGLTAIVFLAVYGVTGTQRQTFVGKPFFIVWGGFVLISFGAFALGWILMSVFSLAWIFPDTVMFRFALTAALFPAAAWIFVRVHRYLVR, encoded by the coding sequence ATGAAGACCGCCTTCGTCCAAAGAATGGATCTTTGGGCGCGCCACCTGATGCCGGCGGCGCTGACGCTGTTCCTGGTGCTTCTGAGCGCTGTTCCCTTGGGCATCCCTGGCTATGCGCAGGTCGCACCCTCTCTCACGCTCATGTCGGTCTTCTACTGGGTCGTCTATCGCCCGGACCTGATGCCGGCGGCGCTGGTCTTCGTGACCGGGCTCGCGGAGGATCTGGTGAACGGATATCCGCTCGGCCTCACCGCCATCGTCTTCCTCGCCGTTTACGGGGTTACCGGCACCCAGCGTCAAACCTTCGTCGGCAAGCCGTTCTTCATCGTCTGGGGCGGTTTCGTGCTGATCTCCTTCGGGGCGTTCGCGCTCGGCTGGATCCTGATGTCGGTCTTCTCCCTCGCCTGGATCTTCCCGGACACGGTGATGTTCCGTTTCGCCCTGACCGCGGCGCTGTTCCCGGCGGCGGCCTGGATCTTCGTTCGCGTTCACCGCTATCTGGTGCGATGA
- the mreC gene encoding rod shape-determining protein MreC encodes MGRRPASFSRVAQPVRTLWQRFAFTALVLAAFGLMLLGKADIVMVKRLQVAAVDAMAPILEALSHPAAAISKGVSTVVSLRDLHAENERLREENGRLKQWQHVANLLESENKALKRLTKHVGPPPASFISARVIAEAGGAFVRSALLNVGRRNGVRRGQAVISEDGLAGTIVEVGELHARMLLVTDLNAQIPVLLGAARDPGIMVGDNTNLARVLYLPQNSVVSPGDLVITSGHGGMMPAGLPVGTVSAVTESGIRIKPVVDWTHLEFVRVVDYRMQGVIPGPMDPPPFTVLAPDPEPSLVERLGVTRGKTER; translated from the coding sequence ATGGGGCGCAGACCGGCATCTTTCTCCCGCGTCGCCCAGCCTGTGCGGACCCTCTGGCAGCGCTTCGCCTTCACAGCGCTCGTACTCGCCGCCTTCGGCCTGATGCTGCTCGGCAAGGCCGATATCGTCATGGTGAAGCGCCTGCAGGTGGCCGCCGTCGATGCGATGGCGCCAATCCTCGAAGCTCTGTCCCATCCGGCCGCCGCGATCTCCAAGGGTGTCTCCACCGTCGTCTCGCTGCGTGACCTGCATGCCGAGAACGAGCGGCTGCGCGAGGAGAACGGGCGGCTGAAGCAGTGGCAGCATGTCGCCAATCTGCTGGAAAGCGAGAACAAGGCGCTGAAGCGTCTGACGAAGCATGTCGGCCCGCCACCGGCGAGCTTCATCTCCGCGCGGGTCATCGCCGAAGCCGGCGGTGCCTTCGTCCGCAGCGCCCTGCTCAATGTCGGCCGGCGCAACGGCGTCCGGCGCGGACAGGCGGTAATTTCCGAGGACGGTCTGGCCGGCACCATCGTCGAGGTTGGGGAACTGCATGCCCGCATGCTGCTCGTCACCGATCTGAACGCGCAGATCCCGGTGCTGCTCGGCGCCGCGCGCGATCCGGGGATCATGGTCGGCGACAATACGAATCTCGCGCGGGTGCTGTACCTGCCGCAGAACAGTGTGGTTTCGCCCGGCGATCTGGTGATCACGTCGGGACATGGCGGCATGATGCCGGCCGGGCTTCCGGTCGGAACTGTATCCGCTGTCACGGAGTCAGGCATCCGGATCAAGCCGGTGGTGGACTGGACGCATCTCGAGTTCGTGCGGGTCGTCGATTATCGCATGCAGGGGGTGATCCCAGGCCCGATGGACCCGCCGCCCTTCACGGTTCTGGCGCCCGATCCGGAGCCGAGCCTTGTCGAACGTCTCGGGGTGACGCGCGGAAAGACCGAGCGATGA
- a CDS encoding rod shape-determining protein: protein MFFANLLGMLSADMAIDLGTANTLVYVKGRGIVLNEPSVVAIATVRGKKQVLAVGDEAKQMLGRTPGNIQAIRPLRDGVIADFEVAEEMIKHFIRKVHNRRSFASPQVIVCVPSGSTAVERRAIQESAESAGARRVFLIEEPMAAAIGANLPVTEPTGSMVVDIGGGTTEVAVLSLGGIVYSRSVRVGGDKMDEAIIAYIRRNHNLLVGEGSAERIKKEIGSAFPPEDGVGKTLEIKGRDLMNGVPKELVIDQSQVAESLAEPVSQIIEAVKVALEQTPPELAADIVDKGIVLTGGGALLGNLDYVLRHSTGLPVSIADDPLSCVALGTGRCLEEMKVLRNVLIGAY from the coding sequence ATGTTTTTTGCAAATCTTCTTGGCATGCTCTCCGCCGACATGGCGATCGACCTCGGGACCGCGAACACGCTGGTCTACGTGAAGGGACGCGGTATCGTCCTGAACGAACCCTCGGTCGTCGCCATCGCAACGGTTCGCGGAAAGAAGCAGGTGCTCGCCGTCGGCGACGAGGCGAAGCAGATGCTCGGGCGTACGCCCGGAAACATCCAGGCGATCCGGCCTTTGCGCGACGGTGTCATCGCCGACTTCGAAGTCGCCGAGGAGATGATCAAGCACTTCATCCGCAAGGTGCATAACCGGCGCAGCTTCGCCAGTCCGCAGGTTATCGTCTGCGTGCCCTCCGGCTCCACCGCCGTCGAGCGCCGCGCGATCCAGGAAAGCGCGGAAAGCGCCGGCGCCCGGCGGGTGTTCCTGATCGAGGAGCCGATGGCCGCTGCGATCGGCGCCAACCTGCCGGTGACGGAGCCGACCGGCTCCATGGTCGTCGATATCGGCGGCGGCACCACCGAGGTCGCCGTGCTCTCGCTCGGCGGTATCGTCTATTCCCGCTCCGTGCGCGTCGGCGGTGACAAGATGGACGAGGCGATCATCGCCTATATCCGCCGCAACCATAACCTCCTGGTGGGTGAGGGCAGTGCCGAGCGGATCAAGAAGGAAATCGGCTCCGCCTTTCCGCCGGAAGACGGCGTCGGCAAGACGTTGGAGATCAAGGGTCGCGACCTGATGAACGGCGTGCCGAAGGAACTGGTGATCGACCAGAGCCAGGTTGCCGAGAGCCTGGCCGAGCCGGTCAGCCAGATCATCGAGGCGGTCAAGGTCGCGCTCGAGCAGACCCCGCCGGAACTCGCGGCCGACATCGTCGACAAGGGCATCGTGCTGACCGGCGGCGGCGCGCTGCTCGGCAACCTCGACTACGTGCTCCGGCACTCGACCGGCCTGCCGGTCTCGATCGCCGACGATCCGCTGTCCTGTGTCGCGCTCGGCACCGGCCGCTGCCTTGAGGAAATGAAGGTCCTCCGCAACGTTCTCATCGGCGCCTACTGA
- the ilvC gene encoding ketol-acid reductoisomerase → MRVYYDRDADVNLIKNKKVAIVGYGSQGHAHANNLKDSGVKEIVVALREDSSSRKKAEAAGLKCMTAAEAAKWADVVMMLTPDEGQADIYYADLKDNLREGAAIAFAHGFNVHFNFIDPRPDIDVFMIAPKGPGHTVRSEYVRGGGVPCLVAVHQDASGNALEIALSYSSAVGGGRAGTIETTFKEECETDLFGEQAVLCGGLCEMIKAGYETLVEAGYAPEMAYFECLHEVKLIVDLIYEGGIANMNYSISNTAEYGEYVTGPRIITDAVKAEMKKVLNDIQSGDFARRWMLENQVKQASFKTMRRRAAEHEIEVVGEKLRAMMPWISQNALVDKAKN, encoded by the coding sequence ATGCGCGTCTATTACGATCGGGATGCCGACGTCAATCTGATCAAGAACAAGAAGGTTGCGATTGTCGGTTACGGCAGCCAGGGCCATGCCCACGCCAACAACCTGAAAGACAGCGGCGTGAAGGAAATCGTCGTCGCGCTGCGCGAGGATTCTTCCTCCCGCAAGAAGGCGGAAGCCGCCGGTCTGAAATGCATGACCGCCGCCGAAGCCGCAAAGTGGGCCGACGTCGTCATGATGCTGACCCCGGACGAGGGCCAGGCCGACATCTATTACGCCGACCTGAAGGACAACCTGCGTGAAGGCGCGGCGATCGCTTTCGCCCACGGCTTCAACGTCCACTTCAACTTCATCGATCCGCGTCCGGACATCGACGTCTTCATGATCGCCCCGAAGGGCCCGGGCCACACCGTGCGTTCCGAATATGTCCGCGGCGGCGGCGTGCCCTGCCTCGTGGCCGTCCACCAGGACGCCTCCGGCAACGCGCTCGAGATCGCGCTGTCCTACTCCTCCGCCGTCGGCGGCGGCCGGGCCGGCACCATCGAGACCACCTTCAAGGAAGAGTGCGAAACCGACCTGTTCGGCGAGCAGGCCGTCCTCTGCGGCGGTCTCTGCGAGATGATCAAGGCCGGCTACGAGACCCTGGTCGAAGCCGGCTACGCGCCGGAAATGGCCTATTTCGAATGCCTGCACGAAGTGAAGCTGATCGTCGACCTGATCTATGAAGGCGGCATCGCGAACATGAACTACTCGATCTCCAACACGGCCGAGTACGGCGAATATGTCACCGGCCCGCGCATCATCACCGATGCGGTGAAGGCGGAGATGAAGAAGGTGCTCAACGACATCCAGTCCGGCGATTTCGCGCGCCGCTGGATGCTGGAGAACCAGGTCAAGCAGGCCAGCTTCAAGACCATGCGCCGCCGTGCCGCCGAGCACGAGATCGAAGTGGTCGGCGAGAAGCTCCGCGCGATGATGCCGTGGATCTCGCAGAACGCCCTCGTCGACAAGGCGAAGAACTAA
- the ilvN gene encoding acetolactate synthase small subunit, with translation MNAATPIAEATHTLAVLVDDEPGVLARVIGLFSGRGYNIESLTVSSVDTAKHLSRITIVTTGTPQIIAQIKAQLGRLVPVHAVHDLTLEGPHLERELALIKIRNVGEHRIEALRIADMFRARAIDSTLESFVFELTGGPSKITAFVELMSALGAIEVSRTGVVAIARGSNLDMPVFSTLEKNREKKSPEKKKASKKA, from the coding sequence GTGAACGCAGCCACTCCGATCGCAGAAGCGACCCATACCCTCGCCGTGCTGGTGGATGACGAGCCGGGCGTGCTGGCGCGGGTCATCGGCCTGTTCTCCGGCCGCGGCTACAATATCGAGAGCCTGACCGTGTCCTCCGTCGACACCGCCAAGCATCTCTCCCGCATCACCATCGTGACCACCGGTACGCCGCAGATCATCGCCCAGATCAAGGCCCAGCTCGGCCGTCTGGTTCCGGTTCATGCGGTGCATGACCTGACGCTCGAAGGCCCGCACCTGGAGCGGGAACTGGCGCTGATCAAGATCCGCAATGTCGGCGAGCACCGTATCGAGGCGCTCCGCATCGCGGACATGTTCCGCGCCCGGGCCATCGACAGCACGCTTGAGAGCTTTGTCTTCGAGCTTACCGGCGGACCGTCCAAGATCACCGCTTTCGTCGAACTGATGAGCGCGCTGGGAGCCATCGAGGTTTCGCGCACCGGCGTCGTCGCCATCGCGCGCGGCAGCAATCTCGACATGCCGGTCTTCAGCACGCTGGAAAAGAACCGGGAAAAGAAATCGCCCGAGAAGAAGAAGGCATCGAAAAAGGCCTGA